Proteins encoded in a region of the Vicia villosa cultivar HV-30 ecotype Madison, WI linkage group LG5, Vvil1.0, whole genome shotgun sequence genome:
- the LOC131604446 gene encoding protein MAIN-LIKE 1-like gives MRTLGPDGRPHTRRRRDEAGSSNPPPQPPQPVGYPGGPSDLSLLVRYQDHVARRLWYGEERVPQQLPPEIEAIVTGLGLASLQSTSLTKIDVNLVSAFVERWHVETSSFHMPFGEMTITLDDVACLLHLPINGMFWYPDEHVTEQVAVDLGCELLGVDRHAMAVHVRSCRGVYYSLQWLYDRFMQYRAAGSWTYATRAYLMMLVGSTIFADKTFTLVEARYLLLFRDLRGLGSYSWASTALATLYRHLGDASMFSCKQLGGYPTLIQCWIHEYFPTLGRKGENWRSDNVGLPRAMRWFYGQGATKVDAYRPILDQLTPTDVIWHPFEDHRPHSAFNELSLYRGFLVWGEIHVPYLPDRCLRQFGIRQYIPPAPPADTLSNDAIAVEWIGYHQSVADVIRGTEAVGYPHETVDGYLEWYYRVSHPQVVPPPPSERREVPVPVFDAGPADPDWARASTLVHRYLRQVEADEDDVAYADLFEVLRIADEH, from the exons ATGCGTACACTAGGACCTGACGGGAGACCACATACCCGCCGCCGCCGTGACGAAGCTGGTTCCTCTAACCCACCACCGCAGCCACCACAGCCAGTTGGATATCCTGGTGGACCATCAGATTTATCTTTACTTGTTCGATATCAAGACCATGTTGCTCGCCGGTTATGGTACGGAGAG GAGAGAGTGCCTCAGCAGCTCCCACCTGAGATTGAGGCTATCGTGACTGGGTTAGGTCTGGCTTCTCTTCAGAGTACTAGCCTGACCAAGATAGACGTTAATCTCGTCTCAGCATTTGTGGAGAGGTGGCATGTTGAGACTtcgtcatttcacatgccatttggTGAAATGACGATTACTTTAGATGATGTTGCGTGCCTGCTCCATTTGCCTATCAATGGTATGTTCTGGTATCCTGATGAGCATGTCACAGAGCAGGTGGCTGTTGATCTTGGCTGCGAGTTATTGGGAGTGGATAGACATGCCATGGCTGTACATGTGCGTTCTTGCAGGGGAGTTTATTACTCACTGCAGTGGCTGTATGACAGATTCATGCAGTACCGTGCTGCTGGTAGTTGGACTTACGCGACCAGGGCATATCTGATGATGTTGGTAGGTTCTACCATTTTTGCGGATAAGACATTTACCCTGGTTGAGGCCCGATATTTGCTATTGTTTAGAGATCTACGTGGGCTTGGTTCATACAGTTGGGCATCAACGGCACTGGCCACTCTTTATCGCCACCTTGGGGATGCATCTATGTTTAGTTGCAAGCAGCTCGGTGGATATCCTACTCTGATACaa TGTTGGATACATGAGTACTTTCCTACTCTGGGAAGGAAAGGAGAAAACTGGCGGTCAGACAACGTAGGGCTTCCGAGGGCGATGAGATGGTTCTACGGACAGGGGGCCACCAAGGTGGATGCATATAGACCGATATTGGATCAGCTGACACCTACAGACGTCATATGGCATCCATTCGAGGATCATCGACCTCATAGTGCTTTTAACGAGCTATCTTTATACAGAGGTTTCCTTGTTTGGGGTGAGATACATGTGCCGTACTTACCCGATAGGTGTCTTCGCCAGTTTGGTATTCGCCAGTACATCCCGCCTGCACCTCCGGCTGATACGCTCAGCAACGATGCGATTGCTGTGGAGTGGATTGGTTATCACCAGAGCGTGGCAGATGTGATTAGAGGTACGGAGGCGGTGGGATACCCTCATGAGACGGTGGATGGATATTTAGAGTGGTATTACCGTGTGTCTCATCCTCAGGTTGTGCCGCCCCCACCTAGTGAGCGTAGAGAGGTTCCAGTTCCTGTCTTTGATGCAGGACCAGCTGATCCAGATTGGGCTCGTGCATCCACACTGGTTCACCGTTATCTCCGGCAGGTAGAGGCCGACGAGGATGATGTCGCGTATGCTGACTTATTTGAGGTGTTGCGCATCGCCGATGAGCATTGA